The Caballeronia sp. NK8 genome includes a window with the following:
- a CDS encoding ATP-binding protein, translated as MNDSGPLLSFIGAAFDRAPCGLLTTTTEGLILRANVMFYRWTGYSPDELVGKRRFQDLLTIGGKVFHQTHWAPLLQMQRSVSEVKLDILHRNGAIVPVLINVVRQPFEGVDFDEFAVLVVADRHKYEHELLRARHEAEEALEAKRAAQDALEMADRRKDEFLATLAHELRNPLASIAGVAAVLYNKNYADPELTWSRDALQRQIGHIDRLVDDLLDVSRIAEGKIELRRQTVELITIMHQAVEGSRANIDASSHELIVCAPGDPIFLDADPVRLTQIIQNLLNNAAKYTPTQGCIHLTAMRDGKNAVVSVRDNGIGIAPEDLGKIFEIFSQLTPGLQRSRGGLGIGLSLVRAMTTLMGGTVSVRSDGVGHGSEFVVQLPALNASTESAPHPMAAAKSGVKFESRRVVIIDDDNDSTTSLAMVLEAEGHAVRTAATGQAGIKLIAAFDPHTVILDITLPDISGYEVMQSVRATKRAPGLLAIALTGWGQSQDKERAITAGFDVHFTKPIDMSCLLTLLQDPDSASVEAG; from the coding sequence ATGAACGACTCCGGCCCGCTCTTGTCGTTCATCGGCGCCGCATTTGACCGCGCGCCGTGCGGACTGCTGACGACGACAACCGAAGGCTTGATCCTTCGGGCAAACGTAATGTTTTATCGGTGGACGGGTTACTCGCCTGACGAACTCGTCGGCAAGCGCAGGTTCCAGGATCTATTGACCATCGGCGGCAAGGTCTTCCACCAGACTCATTGGGCCCCGCTGCTCCAGATGCAACGCTCGGTGAGTGAGGTGAAGCTGGACATCCTGCATCGTAACGGTGCGATCGTCCCCGTTCTCATTAACGTGGTGCGACAGCCCTTTGAGGGCGTCGATTTCGACGAGTTCGCGGTACTGGTCGTGGCAGATAGGCACAAGTATGAGCACGAATTGCTTCGTGCGCGCCACGAAGCCGAGGAGGCGCTCGAAGCAAAAAGAGCCGCGCAGGACGCGCTCGAGATGGCGGACCGCCGCAAGGACGAATTTCTCGCCACGCTTGCACATGAACTTCGCAATCCACTCGCCTCCATTGCGGGCGTGGCTGCTGTGCTTTACAACAAGAACTACGCGGATCCTGAACTCACGTGGTCGCGTGATGCGCTACAGCGTCAGATCGGGCACATCGATCGTCTCGTCGATGACCTTCTGGACGTTTCACGCATTGCCGAGGGTAAGATCGAGCTGCGTCGGCAAACGGTCGAACTGATCACCATCATGCATCAAGCTGTCGAGGGCTCGCGCGCTAACATTGACGCCTCGTCCCACGAGCTCATCGTGTGCGCGCCCGGCGATCCCATCTTTCTCGATGCCGACCCGGTTCGTCTTACGCAGATTATCCAGAATCTACTCAACAATGCAGCGAAATACACGCCTACACAGGGGTGCATACACCTGACAGCAATGCGGGATGGAAAGAATGCGGTCGTCTCTGTTCGGGATAACGGCATCGGCATTGCTCCTGAAGATCTCGGGAAGATATTCGAGATCTTTTCGCAGCTTACCCCTGGTTTGCAGCGCTCGCGCGGTGGCCTCGGAATCGGACTCTCGCTGGTCCGCGCAATGACGACGCTCATGGGTGGGACAGTCTCGGTACGAAGCGATGGCGTCGGGCATGGGAGCGAATTCGTGGTGCAATTGCCTGCGCTCAACGCATCGACGGAGAGCGCGCCGCACCCGATGGCCGCAGCAAAGTCGGGCGTCAAATTCGAGAGTCGAAGAGTCGTTATTATCGACGACGACAACGACAGCACGACTTCTCTCGCAATGGTGCTTGAGGCCGAAGGACACGCGGTCCGTACGGCAGCCACTGGCCAAGCCGGGATCAAACTGATCGCAGCTTTCGATCCCCATACCGTGATTCTCGACATAACACTGCCCGATATCAGCGGCTACGAGGTGATGCAAAGCGTTCGCGCGACAAAAAGAGCCCCCGGGTTGCTCGCCATCGCCCTCACCGGTTGGGGACAATCACAGGACAAAGAGCGGGCGATCACCGCGGGCTTTGACGTGCACTTTACCAAGCCGATTGACATGTCGTGCCTGCTGACTTTGCTGCAAGACCCGGATTCGGCTTCGGTCGAGGCGGGTTGA
- a CDS encoding response regulator, with product MSQPPTAPRLLLADDDGRVLNASAAALILQGFEVRTALDGLAALTAIQRWHPDVALLDIEMPVMDGRAVARTVRKMDPKMQPLLIALTALTSVADRLASIHAGFNYHFTKPIQFEALLRTLDFHLDLPRR from the coding sequence ATGTCCCAACCACCAACAGCACCTCGGCTTCTCTTGGCTGATGACGACGGCAGAGTGCTCAACGCCAGCGCGGCTGCTCTCATACTTCAGGGTTTTGAAGTTCGTACGGCCCTCGACGGTCTCGCAGCCTTGACCGCCATCCAGCGCTGGCATCCTGATGTTGCGTTGCTGGATATCGAAATGCCAGTGATGGACGGGCGCGCGGTCGCGCGGACCGTGCGGAAAATGGATCCTAAAATGCAACCGTTGCTGATTGCGTTGACAGCCTTAACGTCCGTTGCCGATCGATTAGCGTCGATTCACGCAGGCTTTAATTATCATTTTACCAAGCCTATTCAATTCGAAGCCCTCCTGCGAACGCTCGACTTTCATCTTGACCTGCCGCGCAGGTAG
- a CDS encoding ATP-binding protein, whose amino-acid sequence MLTTNDELRYRNRELRMLHEEVASARDYSDAIIETMSEPLLVLQPDLRVTRANRAFYQTFSTTPEVTIGTLLYALGNGQWNIPSLRELLEKILLQKAVVRDFQISHDFPRIGPRTMRMNAARVIGRARELIVLTLEDITEHQLAVEGLQAADRHKDEFLAMLGHELRNPLAAVGNGLAIWGRTDVEKETQDLARAAATRQLNHEIGLVNDLLDVSRVTRGIIKLNIETVDLAQIVRHSMAALHAEVEGRNHELTLSLPTQPVIIKGDAMRLEQVVTNLLSNAIKYTPAGGRLEISLIADNGEAVLTVSDNGIGMTADFLPTIFTIFVQAERSLDRNFAGLGLGLALVHQLIELHRGTVRAFSDGLGQGSVFVVRLPISTAKLLSPLMQGLIQDAATPKARKILVVDDNDDAAESTAMLLRLEGHEVRVAPDGPSALQVAADFLPDVVLLDIGLPGMDGCEVCRQLRAMSESADTMLIALSGYAGDDHRERARRAGFDVYLVKPADMKELNTIISSPRHMPGNLDRES is encoded by the coding sequence TTGCTGACCACCAACGACGAACTGCGCTACCGCAACCGGGAGCTCAGGATGCTCCACGAAGAGGTGGCAAGTGCCCGCGACTATTCGGACGCGATCATCGAAACGATGTCCGAGCCGCTCCTCGTATTGCAACCGGACCTGCGTGTAACGCGAGCCAACCGCGCCTTCTACCAGACGTTTAGCACCACGCCGGAAGTTACGATCGGAACGCTCCTCTATGCGCTAGGAAATGGCCAATGGAACATTCCGAGTCTGCGCGAATTGCTGGAAAAGATTCTGCTCCAGAAGGCGGTGGTCCGTGACTTCCAGATCTCGCATGATTTTCCTCGTATCGGACCGCGTACGATGCGAATGAACGCTGCGCGCGTGATCGGGCGTGCGCGTGAACTCATCGTGCTCACTCTCGAAGACATTACTGAACATCAACTCGCTGTGGAGGGCCTACAGGCGGCTGATCGTCATAAGGATGAATTCCTGGCGATGCTCGGGCACGAACTTCGCAATCCACTGGCCGCGGTCGGTAATGGATTGGCGATCTGGGGCCGCACGGACGTCGAAAAGGAAACACAAGACTTGGCGCGAGCAGCCGCGACGCGGCAACTAAATCACGAGATCGGGCTGGTCAATGACTTGCTGGACGTATCTCGCGTGACGCGCGGCATCATCAAGCTCAACATCGAGACTGTTGACTTGGCACAGATCGTCCGACACAGTATGGCCGCGCTGCACGCAGAAGTTGAGGGGCGCAACCACGAGTTGACACTTTCATTGCCGACGCAGCCCGTGATCATCAAAGGCGACGCAATGCGACTCGAGCAAGTCGTCACCAATCTGTTAAGCAATGCCATCAAATACACGCCTGCCGGTGGCCGACTTGAGATTTCGCTAATTGCCGACAACGGCGAGGCGGTCCTGACCGTGTCCGACAACGGCATCGGCATGACCGCGGACTTTCTACCCACCATCTTTACTATTTTTGTTCAGGCAGAGCGCTCACTGGACCGCAACTTCGCGGGGCTGGGACTAGGCCTTGCCCTGGTGCACCAGTTGATCGAATTGCACCGCGGAACCGTGCGGGCATTCAGTGATGGTTTGGGCCAAGGCAGCGTATTTGTGGTCCGACTTCCGATATCAACGGCAAAATTGCTGTCGCCGCTCATGCAGGGTTTGATTCAGGACGCGGCCACCCCTAAAGCCCGCAAGATTCTTGTGGTGGACGACAACGACGATGCGGCCGAGAGCACAGCGATGTTGCTGAGGCTCGAAGGGCACGAGGTAAGGGTCGCACCTGATGGCCCGTCCGCTTTGCAAGTCGCAGCGGACTTCCTGCCCGACGTCGTGTTACTTGACATCGGGTTGCCGGGCATGGACGGCTGCGAAGTCTGCCGCCAACTACGTGCCATGTCTGAATCTGCCGATACCATGTTGATTGCGCTAAGCGGATACGCGGGGGATGATCACCGCGAGCGCGCGAGACGGGCCGGCTTCGATGTTTACCTCGTCAAACCGGCGGACATGAAGGAACTGAACACCATCATCTCGTCGCCTCGCCATATGCCGGGAAACCTTGATCGCGAGTCGTAG
- a CDS encoding alpha/beta fold hydrolase, giving the protein MSITTRNNVHIAGEGRLTIVFAHGFGCDQNMWHSLAPNFDSRYRTVLFDLVGSGESDLTTYDRRKYASLDGYASDVLEIVDELGADPVIYVGHSVSAMIGMLAAIRAPERFLANIMVGPSPSFINDGDYVGGFTRQDIENLLDTLEANYLGWSSTMAPAIMGAPDQPALGEELTNSFCRTDPDIAKHFARVTFLADHRADLSRVTTPTLVIQSNDDLLAPMAVGEYLHRMIPGSTLSVVKNVGHCPHLSAPCASIDAIERFLAALKH; this is encoded by the coding sequence ATGTCCATAACGACTCGGAACAACGTCCATATCGCAGGCGAAGGCCGCCTCACAATCGTGTTTGCCCACGGTTTCGGGTGCGACCAGAACATGTGGCATTCGCTCGCACCAAACTTCGATTCGCGGTATCGGACCGTGCTGTTCGATCTGGTGGGAAGCGGCGAGTCCGATCTGACGACTTATGACCGCCGGAAATATGCTTCGCTTGATGGTTACGCCTCCGACGTGCTCGAGATCGTCGATGAACTTGGCGCCGACCCGGTCATTTATGTGGGCCATTCCGTCAGCGCGATGATCGGCATGCTCGCCGCGATCCGCGCGCCGGAACGGTTTCTGGCCAACATCATGGTGGGTCCCTCGCCTTCGTTCATTAACGACGGTGACTACGTGGGCGGATTCACGCGTCAAGACATTGAGAATCTGCTCGACACACTCGAGGCCAACTATCTTGGTTGGTCCAGCACCATGGCGCCGGCAATCATGGGCGCGCCGGATCAACCCGCGCTTGGCGAGGAGCTGACCAACAGTTTTTGCCGGACAGATCCCGACATCGCGAAGCACTTTGCGCGGGTTACCTTTCTCGCGGATCATCGCGCCGACCTTTCCCGCGTGACGACGCCGACTCTCGTCATTCAGTCAAACGACGATCTGCTTGCGCCCATGGCGGTTGGCGAGTACTTGCACCGCATGATTCCCGGCAGCACCTTGAGCGTCGTTAAGAACGTCGGTCATTGCCCTCATCTGAGTGCACCATGCGCCAGTATCGACGCGATAGAGCGTTTTCTCGCCGCGCTGAAACATTAG
- a CDS encoding manganese catalase family protein, with protein sequence MFIHNKRLQYTVRVAAPNPGLANLLLEQFGGPQGELGAACRYFTQAVGEDDPGRKDLLFDIATEELSHLEIIGSIIAMLNKGAKGQLAEAVESEAELYRSMTGGGNDSHTTSLLYGGGPALINSAGAPWTAAYIDTIGEPTADLRSNIAAEARAKIVYERLINVTDDAGIRDTLGFLMTRELAHQKSFEKALHSIQPNFPQGKLPGFPEFTGVYYKMSQGEESATRGPWNEGPEWTFVDNPQPAVDGGDGLATVTVPSADVETLQAMAARTASDPSSDPLTGAELGAGQAA encoded by the coding sequence ATGTTTATTCACAATAAGCGTCTCCAATATACCGTGCGCGTAGCGGCACCCAATCCGGGTCTCGCAAACTTGCTGCTGGAGCAATTCGGCGGACCGCAAGGCGAACTCGGTGCGGCTTGCCGTTACTTCACGCAGGCAGTGGGCGAAGACGATCCGGGTCGCAAGGATCTCCTGTTCGACATCGCAACAGAAGAATTGAGCCACCTGGAAATCATCGGTTCCATTATTGCGATGTTGAATAAAGGAGCAAAAGGCCAACTAGCCGAGGCTGTCGAGAGCGAGGCAGAACTCTATCGTTCGATGACTGGCGGGGGCAACGACTCGCACACCACGTCCCTGCTTTACGGCGGTGGACCCGCATTGATCAACTCTGCCGGCGCGCCGTGGACGGCGGCCTACATTGATACGATCGGAGAACCCACTGCCGACCTGCGTTCGAACATTGCGGCCGAAGCGCGTGCCAAGATCGTTTATGAGCGCCTCATCAACGTGACCGACGATGCCGGCATTCGCGATACGCTTGGCTTTTTGATGACGCGTGAGCTCGCGCATCAGAAGTCGTTCGAAAAAGCGCTTCATTCGATTCAGCCGAACTTTCCTCAAGGCAAGCTTCCCGGCTTCCCGGAATTTACTGGCGTCTACTATAAGATGTCGCAAGGCGAGGAATCTGCAACGCGTGGTCCGTGGAACGAAGGACCCGAGTGGACGTTTGTAGACAATCCCCAACCCGCTGTCGATGGAGGTGATGGACTGGCGACGGTAACGGTCCCGTCGGCGGATGTGGAAACACTGCAAGCCATGGCGGCACGAACGGCCTCCGATCCCAGCAGCGACCCGCTCACGGGTGCTGAACTCGGAGCAGGTCAAGCTGCTTGA